A single window of Gossypium arboreum isolate Shixiya-1 chromosome 13, ASM2569848v2, whole genome shotgun sequence DNA harbors:
- the LOC128286826 gene encoding secreted RxLR effector protein 161-like translates to MTCTRPDIAYAIGKWSRYISNPSSLHWQALNRVLRYLKKTINYGLCYNGYPPIFEGYSDVIWITSLEDHASTSGWIFILGGGVISWGSKKQTCITDSTMATEFIALVAISKEAE, encoded by the coding sequence ATGACTTGTACAAGACCAGATATTGCATATGCTATTGGGAAATGGAGTAGGTACATAAGTAATCCCAGTAGTTTGCATTGGCAAGCTTTGAATAGAGTACTTAGGTACTTGAAGAAAACTATTAACTATGGATTATGTTATAATGGATATCCTCCAATTTTTGAAGGGTATTCGGATGTTATTTGGATTACAAGTTTGGAAGACCATGCATCTACTAGTGGATGGATCTTCATTCTTGGTGGAGGAGTCATTTCTTGGGGTTCCAAGAAACAAACATGTATTACTGATTCCACCATGGCAACAGAATTTATTGCATTAGTCGCTATATCTAAAGAAGCAGAATAG